DNA sequence from the Patagioenas fasciata isolate bPatFas1 chromosome 19, bPatFas1.hap1, whole genome shotgun sequence genome:
CCACTGCTgccggggggtggggggatgcGTTGCCACAGCAACCATTTCCCTGGCGATGGCGAGGGGCTCAGCCCATCGCCAGGGGAAACCCACAGGTTTCCCATAGCAACCAGGCACCAGCCAAAAGCAGGGAGCAGGATTTGGCCTCCCCCATCAGGAGGGCGGCCGGTGGCAGGGACGATGCCAGCCCCATGGCAGCACATTCTGAGCAGGGCACCATGACCTGCCGCAGCACTCGCTGAGCCCACACACCCCCTGATCCCCTGGCTGGGCATTCGGGGGGCTCCCGGATGGGGTCAGTGTGACCCCAGTGGGTGGGCACCCCCAGCCCGTGGCTTCCCATGTCTGCTGGTCACCAGCTCTACAGTCTTGGCACCCACCCCAGGCCGGCCCCACAGGGCACCCCGGCTCTCAGGGCAGGTGTCACAGCCCCCCCACGCTGCCATACCCCCCCACCCCGGCTGCCGGCCCCAGCCCGACCGACTGGAGGCCTTTGTATCCCTGCCGGGAACAAAGGGCCGTTTGAGTGGCCACGCCGTCCCCGTGCTGGCACTGGCCCCGGCACCCACGGGGGCCCTGCTCCCAGCCGGGTGGCAGCCCCCAAAACCCGCAccccaaaatgggtcctgggactGGGTCCAGCCccgtggggtggctgtggggctgcaaCTGTCCCCAGTTGCACTGAGGGCAGGATGTGGGGTCCCCCACTGGGTCACAGCCCCTTCCCATGACACACAGCCAGGCACAGGGTGACGATGCCAAACCCTCCCCGGGCACTGCAGGGGAGCCCTGCCAGCCTCTGCCCAGCCCCACCACCCCTTGTTTCTGTAGGTCCTACACAAACACCATGCTGCCCCACGGGAGGGGGGAGCCCCGAGCCTGGAGGGGCAGAGCCcaaggtggtggcagcactggccGGCTGTGATGGCTCCGAGGGGGTGACGGTGGCCCCACGACCCCGCAGAGGAAGGTGTGCAGGCGGCCAGGCCTCCCCCTGCTTCCTTCCTCCCCACGAACTCCCAGTCCCCCTCCCCAAGCCCCCCACAgagccctggggaccctgttttgGGTGTCACTCAGCCCTCCAGTGCTGCAGtgccccagggctgagctggggtggctttggggAGTGGTGGCccccccagcctggcagcccagCACACACAGATGGCAGAGCCTTGGCAGCCGGCGCGGCGGCATCTGTGCCTTCGCGTCCGCTGCCCACGGAGGCCGCCGGGAACAGGACGCTCTGCGCAGGGGGAGCGGGTCAGCAAGGCTGCCTGTGGCCCCGCAACCAGGCGGATCTGGGGTACCCCCCGGGCAGCACCCCATCCTGCTGCAGGGGCAGCTGGGATGCAGCGGGATGCAGGTGGACAAGGTGGTggctctgggatggggacacctcaaACCCTGGGAGGATCCTGGAGCCCAAGGGAGCTCTCGGCACCTCCATCCTTTCACTCAGATGCAGGGTGATGCCAGGACCCCCTGCACTCGTCCCCATATTGGTGATGGGAGGGCTGGAGCCAGCTGGCGACCCCGCACAAAGCCAGTGGAGCGGATCAAGCCAAGGGTGCCCGGGTAGAGGGGCCAGGGCACCCCACAAGCACCCCACCACGCCAGGCCAGCCAGTGCATCCCTGGTGACGGCAAAGAGTGCTGCCGGCATGGTAGGAAACGGCCTCTGGACTTTATAACTCATTTCCTCACATGGCTGCCGGGTGATAAGAGATTGGAAGAAACTGGTTTCCATTTTCCCCGCCCTGGCCGGGAGCCTCGGCACCGCCCCAGGCACCCCTGCACCCACCAGCACGGGGGACGCACCCGGAGGCAGGGCAGCCCCGCGCCCACGCGTGCCGCTGTCTTTCCTGGCAGGATCCGGCCCTTGGCACGTGGCCGGAATAATTTCGGCACAGCCTTGGCCCATGGGCAGCTTTTTGGGGCTGGCTTGGAGCAAGCCTTGACGCTGGGCCCCGTTCATTCATCGCCATGGGGTTGCTCAGGCTGGTTTAGGGGTCCTGCCCTGCTGTGGACAAAGTTTGAGGGTCCAGCTCCACCGTGACGCCCACGGGCTCATGTCTAGTGTGGGGCCTGCAGGCACTGgcactgccagggatgggaaTCATCTTGCCCAGGctcaggctctggcttgcagcacGCTGCCTGCACTGCCGAGCCCACATCGGGCCAGCAGGGGTGCTGGCAGCAGGGTGCTGCGATCGCAGGAGGGTGTCCCCCCTCCATCCTGCCATTTGCAGGGTCCTCGGTGCTGCTGCCACCGACCGGCACATCCCCAGTCTGCACCAGCAGCCCCCACGCTGAAGGGTGCGAGGGCTGTGGGTGGTGcacagggggcattgggggcacgCTGGATGCACCAGGGCGGCACTGCGGAGGGCACCGAGGCTTACCAGGGTCACATCTGGGGTGTACTGGGAGGAtcctggggggaaaagggggtgcaccAAGGAGGCCCCAGGGGGTGTGCACTGGGGGCACATCAGAGGGTTCCTGGGGGCAGAGCAGGGGACTCagcgggggtccctggggtgtgcACCGCAGGGTGCAGAGTGGACTCACCGCGGGGATCCTGTGGTGCACCAGAGGGTGCAAAGAGACCTCGCTGTGGGGTGCAGGAGATGCAAAAGGGGTTCCTGGGAGCACACCggggggctgcaccccagggTTCATGGGGATGTAATGGGGTGCACCACGGGGTGCAGAGGAGGGTGCCGCGGCCGTACCGGGGGGGCACAAGGCAAGGCTGCCGGGCAGGCTCCGGGGGGCAGCACGAGGTGTGATGGGCCCCTCCGGGGGGGCGCAGGAGCCTGGCGGGGGGATGGGGCGTAGCGGAGACGTATCGGGGGGTCCGGGGCCGGTGCCGGGGGGGGCGGCCCTTACCTGGGGCGCTGCAGTCGGCGCACACCTCCGCCCGCGGCGCCTTCCGGGACATCCTCAGCGGCGAGGCGGGCCCGGGCCCGGGCCTCTGCGCCAGCGTGGGGCGGCGGCGCCCCCGGACCCGCCGGGGGAGCggggggccgggcggcggggcggggcgggggcggcgggggcccgGGGCCGCGGCGCGCCGGGGGCTGCCGGCTGCTCCCAGCGCCCGGCGGCTCCGCAGGAAGCGGCGCAGGCCCGGCCCCGGCGGAGGAGGGGCCgcaccgcccccgccccgccaccGGCAGCACCGCCGCGACCGCcccgcaccggcaccggcaccgccccGCACCGCGCCGGCACCGCACCCGCACCGCGCCGCTCCCGCACCAACACCTGCATCCGCACCCACAGCAGCACCCGCCCCCTGCACAGCCGGCTCCTGCGCCCGGTCCTGCTCCCGCTCCCAGCCCTGGACGGACCCTGATCCCGGTCCCAGTCCCGGTTCTGGGTGTCCGCCCCCGTTCTGGTTCCAACGCTCAGCACGCCCTGCCTGGTGCTGCACAGCCCAGCCTCCTCCTGGGCATCTTCCTGGTCCTGCTCCTGAGCATCCCCTTGATCCTGCTCCTGGTCCTGCTCCTGAATATCCCCTAGTCCTGGTTTGGGGCACGTGCCtgttcctgggcaccccctggtCCTGATCGCAGCCCCAGTCCAGGACAATGCACTGGGGATGAGTGGGGTGGGTTGTAACCTCCTTGGGGTGTTCAGCAAGGGATTTTGGGATGCGTGGGGGGACTGGGACCCATTTgggctctgtttccttctctgggATCCCACAAGCACTtgcagcagctggggacaccccagtgtCACCATAGGGGCCCTGCAGGCAGCTGAGAAAGTCAGACCCTGGTGGCATGGCCACCCCAGGCAGGAGCCACCAGCTCGGGGTCATATCCTGCACCTCACCACCATGGACCAGGCTGTATGGCCTGCGCCACGGGTGACCTCACCGCTGGTTGCCCGGGAGACGGCTCATGACGTcatggggcagcagggctggcggGGAGATGGGGGATGCTGTGTGGGGACCAGGGCTGGGGGATGCGACCACCGCCACCTTTGTCATGGCTGAGTGGAGAATAATAACAAGGGGGATGCACCGCCCGGCAGTAGCCCCATGgcagggtggggggcagcagGGTGGAGGGCCAGGAGCGGGGCGCCGGCAGGAGGCCGAGACGGCCGGCGGAGGCCCAGCCTCGCATTGTTCTCGGGCGGCAGCCGGAAAATGCGACGCCCGCCCCGGAGAAACGCAGGCGGAAAAGGAAACGGGGCTGGGGGCCCGCGCCTGCTactgcccggggtgggggggggggcttGGGCTCCCCCGCCTGACCCCTGCGTGGACCCCGCCAGGCCCCCTTCACCCCTGCTCCGTCTTGTGCCCGGACCTGCTGACCCATGCGGGGAGCGGGGGTCAGCCGGGAGGGGGGAAATCAGCCTGGGGGGTGACTTGGAGGGGGTCTGAGTGCCGGCGGGGTGACCCTTCGCAGCCACCCCCGCTGAGTCGGGGGCCGCGGTGACAGAACAGCAGTGCGGGGAGGCGGGGGGCGgcgaagaggaggaggatgaagggggCGATGCCGGACAGAACGACTACAAGTCCCATGAGGCCGGGCGGTACGGGGGGGCGCTGGGGAAGCACCGGGCGGGAGGTGCcgtgcccgccccgccccgcgccccccctgccccgctccgccccgcgccgcgcccgccgcgccgctccAGCATGCACGGAGGATGCTCGCGTCTTGCTCAGGCAGGAAGGGGCCGGAGGGCAGGTACCCGCTGCACTACCTCGTCTGGCACAACCGCGCCCGCGACCTGGACCGGGAGCTCAGCGCCAAGCAGGTGGGGCGGCGACGGGGGGGGCACCGCCGGTACGGCTCGGTTCGGCTCGGCGCTGATGCAATGCTGCCGGGATGCAGCCGGGCTTCTGCTAGGGGCTGGAATGAGGATGGAGATGAAGATGATGATAGGGATGGGCTGCCTTTCAGGTCTGGCATGGCTCTGGGGGTGTCGTGTGTCCCCTTGCACTCCAGGACTGTGCCAACTGCCCCCGGGACTGGCACAGAGCGGTGGGTGCCACCCGCGGGTCCCCTGCATCCGCTGGCACACGCAGCCCCAAGCATCCGTCCCCACGTGTGCCCGGCTCCCTGCTAggcctctgtgggtccctatcaccccaaaccctgtggcACTTCTTGGGGTGCTTGTAAGCCCTGCTGGGGTGCAACCCCCAGCTCCCCACCCTCAGGCTGAGCCCCTCTCGGGGGAGACACAGGGCCCTGATGCTGCCGGGGTGCAGAACCCCAGCCCCTGGATGCCAAGCAGGTTCTTCACAGGGTGAGGGGACCCACTGTGCCCTTCAGCCTGGGAGCTCTCCCAGCCAGCTGGTGACAGAGTGGGGCCATGGGCATGTCTCCAGGCAGGTTCCCAGCCTCCCTCTCCCCAGTGGCATCGCATTTCAGGTAATTAAAACCCAACCCCGAAGACACTGGAAACCGCAGGCACTGGAGGGAGGCCGACCATGAGGCTGTGCCAAGcatccctgctcccccagcccagctcccggcACCCTGGGGTGCTGAGGGCCATGCTGGATGGACCCTGGTGATGCATGAAAGGGGAGGGGGCAGCTGTGCTGCGATGCTCCTGCTGGGATGCAGGCGATGGCTCCCGCCACACCCGCCTCCATTGTGGGGGCCAGCTCGGGGGGGCTGCGCCGGCATCGCCCTGGCCCCCCACCATTGCCGGTGGTTTTGTTTCCGTGGTAATTCGGGGTCATTTTTCCCAGGAGCCCGGCGCGGCACAGATCAAagctgggtgcaggcagcagcggCGACGGCTCGGTGGGCACGGGGAGATGCAGGGGCTGCGAGGGTGGCTCTGGCCCTGCTCGCCTGCAGAGGGGGTTTCTAACCCACCCCCCAAGCCTGGCCAGTGGAGGGGCTCTGCCATGGCCCCCCACCACCCCTCTTTACAGGGCAAGACCAAAGCCAGCTCTGTGTTAGCGCCAGGGATTCACGGGGGGCCCACGGGTGCTGCAGGTCAAACCCCAGGGTAGGTGGGGGTTTGGAAGCAGGTGGGGGCCAGCCCAGGCTGAACCCACCACCTTTGTCCAGGGCATCTGCGGACAAGGCTCAGCCTTTCTCCTGGCCAGAGCATCCCCTGGGTAACTGGGTTGGAGCTGGTGCTGTGTGCTGCTGGGGGCTGGGTGTCCCCCTGCCCGGGGGCTCTGCTCTCCAACCACCCCAGGGACCTGCATAGGGACAGTGGcacccccagggtcacccccCACTCCATGTGCAGCTGTTTGGGGTTGGGAAATGCTGAGGCAGCTGGCAGCATTGctcctctctttgtccccataAGGGCCCTGTGTGGGTCACCCCTGAATTGTCAGCATGAGGTCCTTGTCCACGCTTGTCTCCACCTGGGGAGCGAGGGCCAGCGGGTGCCTGTGGCAGGGACAGCATGAGGACTTGGAAAGCAGTGACACAGAGCTTGTTGTGTCAggacaccccacactgcagcctgCCCCATCACGCATGGCAGAGACCTGGGACCACCTCTGTGCACTGTCTCATGTCCCCTGCTGCCACTTGGGAGCAGGTGCTGGGTCCATGCCCACGCTGAGGTCCCCCACCTCGGTGACAACCCCGGCGGAggggccatgctgtgccatgcgcCTGCCTGGCGCAGGAGGAGGAGCGGCTGAGCTGTGGTGCTGTGCTGAACTGCTGCCACCCCAaaaccatccccatccctgtccccatgcccggtgggtgtcacagccccaggacGGGCAGCACTTGGTGCTCTGTGCCACAGCCCCCGAGCTGGAGCCATGCCAGCACCAGGGCCTGGGATCGAGCTCTTGCTGGCAAAAACTGGGTCATGCCATGTCCCCTTGGGGTTGCTCCATGTGCCCGGAGCAGGGACCCTCATCTCGCCTGGTGCTGGGGCACGGCTGCGGCTCgggagcccagctgagcctgcaGCACCCATCCTCCGGCTAGGGGGTGATTGCTTTAATTAGAGTCATTTCATTAGCGCAattaagaagcagcagtcgcCTGGAGAGTGTTAGAGCAGCATGCTGGCTcctggggaactggggggttgttTTGCTGTGGCAGTGTGGGCAGCCTGGGGAGCCCCCAGGgaggagggacatggggatgtccACAACCTGGGCAGGGATGGAGACATCCCTGAGACAGAGGGACAGCAGGACATGCCCAAGAGAAAGATGAGGACTTGCTGTGGGCATCAGAGAGCTCACACTCTGAGCTCTCACCccacccctgcccagccccaaACACCTCCAGGATGCCCAGTCCCAGCTCACACCTTTGGATGCTGCACCCCACATTTGTGCTCCCAGGAGCACACCCAAACTCGTGCCCTGATTTGGGGTTCGTCCCCActgcctcctgccccagcagcatccAACTGTTCCTCTCCAGGCACAAGGATTCTGCtctggctgggtgctggggatCAGAGGCTGAGCCTCCCCTGCCACTTCATCAAGCCCCAagctgtacccccatccctgggtGCGATGCTGCACCTTgtgtggggagcagagcccatggGTGCTCGTGGCACCCACCACGGCTGCTGGCAGGCGAGGGATTCCTTGGGGCTGGCTGGGCGCCAGGCTCCGGGCTTGGCACAAACAACGGCAGCCCCAGCGtgcagctccccggggcccggGGATCCTCCAGCAGCCGCTCCGCTCACGCAGCCGCCCACCCCCGGCTCAGGCAGGGGAACACGTGCGCCCGCCGCAGCCCACGTCGTCGCCCGCCGCGCTCCCAGCCCCGGCGCAGGGGGTGCTgccggcagctgctgcctggcaaCTGGGCAGCAGCCCCCCCCACTTCAAATCCCAGAGGTGGGGGGTTTTCCCGAGCTTGCAGCTGCATTGAGCCGTGCAGAACTTCCATGCGCTGCACCAGGGGCATCCAtggtccccactgcccctgctctGTGTTTGTGTGGTGGGTGCAGCCCAGCCTGACCGTGCCGAGCTGTGCCGGGCACTGGTAGCACCACCGCActctccctgccctccccatGGAGCTGGTGGTGGCTGCCGGGAGCAGGGGGAGCTTTTTGGGGTGCATTGCATGTGCATCTCATAGGGgagcacagggatggggatgctctCTGAGATACCAGCAAATGTTTGCTGCTTTCCCTGGCTGCTCTGTCTGGCAGCCTTGTGTCTGCAAGAGGGTGTGGGGGGCAAGGTCCAgccacccctgtgtcccctgagccTCACAACCTCCTGGCAGGCCGACATTGAGCAGCTGGACCCCCGAGGACGCACCCCGCTGCACCTGGCCACCACGCTGGGCCACCTCGAGTGCGCCAGGGTGCTGCTGAAGCATGGCGCTGACGTGGGCAAGGAGAACCGCAGCGGCTGGACAGGTGAGGAGGGGGACTCGCTGCTTTGGTCGGCCATCAGGCTGCCCGGGCATGGGCACGGGCATGGGCACGCTCAACCTGGTGCTGCAGCTCCCAAGAGACAGCTCTCACCGTGGTGCATGCATGTGTCTCCTGTGCAGTGGCAGGCCGTGCCGTGCCACCCCCTGGtcactgctcctctctgccccGCAGTCCTGCAGGAGGCTGTGAGCACCCGTGACCTGGAGCTGGTGCAGCTGGTCCTGCGCTACCGGGACTACCAGAGAGCCATCAAACGCCTGGCTGGGATCCCCATCCTGCTAGAGAAGCTGCGCAAGGTACGTCCCTCTGGAGGGGCTATCAGGACAGGATTGGGGACCCCGGCCATGGGCTCCTCATGACCCTGCCACGCTCTCCGCAGGCCCAGGACTTCTACGTGGAGATGAAGTGGGAGTTCACCAGCTGGGGTAAGCTCAGGGCAGAGCGCGGCACGGGGAGCAGGAGTTTCCTGCCAGAGCCTTCCCCACCTCTGGcactgcccccagccccagcatcagtccccatccccagggtggGGGGCGCCTGTCCTCTTGTTTCCCTACACCCCAAGCTTGCAGACCCCCCTCCTGCCAAGCTGCTGGGTTCTCGGGCACATCTCCCACCCAGCTCAGTGCTGGCAGCCCCCCCGGGGTTGCAGCGTGGCCCCATCGCTGGCTGGGCTATCGGTGTCTCTCCCCAGTGCCACTGGTGTCCAAGATCTGCCCCAGCGACACCTACAAGGTGTGGAAGAGTGGCCAGAACCTGCGGGTGGACACCACGCTGCTGGGCTTTGACCATATGACATGGCAGCGGGGCAACCGCAGCTTCGTATTTCGGGGACAAGGTGAGCTGGCACCCAGGTGTCCCACCTTGCCGGGGAGCACCAGGAGAGCCCCTTGgcactgcagcagggctgggtgacatGGTGGGGACCGTGGTAGATTGGCTACCAGGAAAAATTtctcatgggaagggttgtcaagcactggaacaggctgccctgtggtggagtcaccatccctggaggtgtttgaaagatgtagagatgaggttcttagggacatgggtcagtgccagagttaggttatgattggcctcgatcttgagggtctcttccaaccaaaatgatcctatgtgGTTGTCCCTGTGTACTCTGACCTCCCCCTTCCCCCAGACACCAGCGCGGTGGTGATGGAGATTGACCACGACCGGAGGGTGGTCTACTCGGAGACCCTGGCCCTGGCTGGCCACGACcaggaggtgctgctggctgCTGTGCAGCCCACTGAGGAACAGGTGATGGGGCGGCTGACCGCCCCCGTCGTCACCACCCAGCTCGACACCAAGAACATTGCTTTCGAGAGGTGGGCTGGGGCAGCACCAAGACCACCTTCCCCACCTGCAGTGATGTGCAGCCTCCCAGGGTCCTCAGACCCTGGGCTGTTCAAATGAGACCATCATGGTGCTTTGTGTCACCCCAGGAACAAGTCTGGGATCCTGGGCTGGAGAAGTGAAAAGACTGAAATGGTGAATGGGTACGAGGCCAAggtgaggggcagggggattTGAGCCTCCTGGGGGAGTTACAGCTGGTTTGGGGGGGATATCCATCTCTGGTGGCATCCATCCCTGGTGTTTCCCCTCTTTGGCCAGGTCTATGGTGCGTCCAACGTGGAGCTGATCACGCGGACGCGGACTGAGCACCTCTCAGACCAGCACAAGGGCAAGAGCAAAGGTGGAGTCAGTGGGGGTtggcggggggacaggaggctgccccggctccagtcCTCACCCCGCCTCTCCCACAGGCAGCAAGACCCCCCTGCAATCCTTCCTGGGCATCGCCGAGCAGCACGTGGGGCCCAACAATGGGGTGAGTGTTCTGGGAGTCACGGTGGGTGGGGGGCCCCGTGGCCAGACCCCACTGTTACCCCACCGAGGTGTCCCGCAGACGCTGATCACACAGACTCTGAGCCACGCCAACCCCACCGCCATCACCCCCGAGGAGTACTTCAACCCCAACTTCGAGCTGGGCAACAGGGACATGGGGCGACCCATGGAGCTCACCACCAAGACACAGAAGTGAGGGGGGAAGGAGCAgattggggaccctccccttgtTGTCCCCCCccgggggtgcaggcaggggtccCCAGCCCGGCGCCTGTCCCCGGCAGGTTCAAGGCGAAGCTGTGGCTGTGCGAGGACCACCCGCTGTCCCTCTGCGAGCAGGTTGCCCCCATCATTGACCTCATGGCAATAAGCAACGCACTCTTCGCCAAACTGCGGGACTTCATCACCCTGCGCCTCCCGCCCGGCTTCCCCGTCAAGATTGGTACAGGAAGGGGTGTCTTTGCCACCGGGGTGGGTAGCGCAGCCAGCTTccctccctgctttttttttccgtTTCATACAGAGATACCCATCTTCCACATCCTCAATGCCCGCATCACCTTCGGAAACCTCAACGGGTGCGACGAGCCCGTCAGCTCCCTgcggcacagccccagcagcGAGGCGCCCTCGCCCAGCAGTGACTCCTCCAGcgtcagcagctccagctccctgagTATGTGCCGTGGGGGGGAAACACAGCTGGCGGGGTAGGGGGGACACCGGCCATGCTGATCCCTGTGATCTCCCCACAGCCTCGTGCCGGGCGTGCGAGATGGACCCGGCGCTATTTGAGGTGCCGCGGGGGTACAGCGTGGTGGGCACCCACCAGGACACCCTGCGGGAGGACGAGGACGACCTGCTGCAGTTTGCCATCCAGCAGAGCCTGCTGGAAGCGGGCAGCGAGTACGACCAGGTGGGCactgccacccccccgcctcctccTGTCCCCCTCCCAGCTGGGGAACCCGCTGCCCATGCTGTCCTGGTGCTGCCCCAGGATGCTCACCCCACCttgccccatccctgcatcccacggCGCAGGGGCAGAGTTCATGgcgggggtgtaggttttgggttgCTGGGGGGTGATGCCACCCTCCAAGCACCCGTCTGCCACCGGCCGCAGGTCACCATTTGGGAAGCGCTGACCAACAGCAAACCGGGCACCCACCCCATGTCGCACGAGAGCCGCCGAGGAGACAGGTTGGTAA
Encoded proteins:
- the ANKRD13B gene encoding LOW QUALITY PROTEIN: ankyrin repeat domain-containing protein 13B (The sequence of the model RefSeq protein was modified relative to this genomic sequence to represent the inferred CDS: inserted 2 bases in 1 codon); this encodes MKGAMPDRTTTSPMRPGGTGGRWGSTGREVPCPPRPAPPLPRXPPRAAPAAPLQHARRMLASCSGRKGPEGRYPLHYLVWHNRARDLDRELSAKQADIEQLDPRGRTPLHLATTLGHLECARVLLKHGADVGKENRSGWTVLQEAVSTRDLELVQLVLRYRDYQRAIKRLAGIPILLEKLRKAQDFYVEMKWEFTSWVPLVSKICPSDTYKVWKSGQNLRVDTTLLGFDHMTWQRGNRSFVFRGQDTSAVVMEIDHDRRVVYSETLALAGHDQEVLLAAVQPTEEQVMGRLTAPVVTTQLDTKNIAFERNKSGILGWRSEKTEMVNGYEAKVYGASNVELITRTRTEHLSDQHKGKSKGSKTPLQSFLGIAEQHVGPNNGTLITQTLSHANPTAITPEEYFNPNFELGNRDMGRPMELTTKTQKFKAKLWLCEDHPLSLCEQVAPIIDLMAISNALFAKLRDFITLRLPPGFPVKIEIPIFHILNARITFGNLNGCDEPVSSLRHSPSSEAPSPSSDSSSVSSSSSLTSCRACEMDPALFEVPRGYSVVGTHQDTLREDEDDLLQFAIQQSLLEAGSEYDQVTIWEALTNSKPGTHPMSHESRRGDRTPQHTAAPQPPVSPAPGGGGGGSSTLFPSYAEQLRLAMALSAREQEEAERRTRQEEEELQRILQLSLTEK